One genomic window of Kosmotoga olearia TBF 19.5.1 includes the following:
- a CDS encoding four helix bundle protein, which produces MDIEKLEVWKSAMDLAETVYKITDKFPKTEIFGITDQIRRAAVSIPSNIVEGKGRDSAKDFVRFLNIAKGSLYELQTQCILSNKIGYLSQEDFRLIIKMCETLEHRLSALIKYLKHAN; this is translated from the coding sequence ATGGACATCGAAAAACTCGAAGTCTGGAAATCAGCAATGGATCTAGCTGAAACAGTATATAAAATCACAGATAAATTCCCAAAAACAGAAATCTTTGGTATAACAGACCAAATAAGAAGAGCTGCAGTATCAATACCATCTAACATAGTAGAAGGAAAGGGCAGAGATTCAGCTAAAGATTTCGTAAGATTCCTCAACATAGCCAAAGGCTCATTATACGAACTCCAAACCCAATGCATCCTATCAAACAAAATCGGTTATCTCAGTCAAGAAGACTTTCGTTTGATAATCAAAATGTGTGAGACTCTAGAACACAGATTATCAGCTCTCATAAAGTATTTAAAGCACGCGAATTAA
- a CDS encoding type II toxin-antitoxin system prevent-host-death family antitoxin, with product MKFIPSRDLRNNPSRLWKILEDDEIVITSKGKPKAIMIKAGDDVEELLKLIDQALAQFAVEKMRLGSLASGRSKLSDKEIEEEIRKARREL from the coding sequence GTGAAATTTATTCCCTCGAGGGATTTGAGGAATAATCCTTCAAGGTTATGGAAGATTCTTGAGGATGATGAAATTGTAATAACTTCAAAGGGAAAGCCAAAGGCGATAATGATAAAGGCTGGTGATGATGTAGAAGAGTTGTTGAAATTAATAGACCAGGCTTTGGCTCAATTTGCTGTGGAGAAAATGAGACTCGGTTCCCTGGCATCGGGAAGGTCAAAGTTGAGCGATAAAGAGATTGAAGAAGAAATAAGAAAGGCAAGGCGAGAGCTTTGA
- the ltrA gene encoding group II intron reverse transcriptase/maturase: MRKYYSLIDKVYLESNLAKAYHKVRRNNGAPGIDGVTVQEYGENLLERIKKLSEKLRKGEYRPSPVKRVEIPKGNGKTRMLGIPTVEDRIVQQSLKEIMEPIFEEGFHPSSYGYRKGRNPHQAVEKAYAFACKYKMKYVVQLDLSQCFDTLDHEKIIDAVAERISDGKILRLIRSFLKSGVITDQYQPSEMGSPQGGVISPLLANIYLNKFDQKMMARGIRIVRYADDILIFAKSYKSAEKYLKIAIRILEKELKLKVNKEKTRITTIDDGIEFLGFTIQKGKIRIQEKKIKRFKAKVKTLTRRNQCTPIGEIIKRLNQLLRGFSNYYKIIDWVGVFKGLMGWIRRRLRAIILRQWKTTKKLCRVMRQKGYRGEISGIRMNKWRSSQSRLVSRLLPNKYFQKIGLYDMKLSHVPLSENPILNP; this comes from the coding sequence ATGAGGAAGTACTACAGTCTTATTGACAAAGTTTATCTGGAATCGAACCTGGCCAAAGCATATCACAAGGTGCGAAGAAACAACGGAGCACCCGGGATAGATGGAGTAACGGTTCAGGAGTATGGAGAAAACCTTCTGGAAAGGATCAAGAAACTCAGCGAAAAGTTGCGTAAAGGAGAATACCGGCCTTCACCGGTAAAAAGGGTGGAAATCCCGAAAGGAAATGGGAAGACACGTATGCTCGGGATACCAACGGTAGAGGATCGGATAGTACAACAATCGCTGAAAGAAATAATGGAACCAATCTTTGAGGAAGGATTTCATCCTTCAAGTTATGGATACAGGAAAGGAAGGAATCCACACCAAGCAGTAGAAAAAGCCTATGCTTTCGCGTGCAAATACAAAATGAAATACGTGGTCCAGTTAGACCTTAGCCAATGCTTTGACACCTTAGACCACGAAAAGATAATAGACGCAGTAGCGGAAAGAATAAGCGATGGCAAAATATTGAGATTAATAAGAAGTTTCCTCAAAAGTGGAGTCATAACGGACCAATACCAACCCAGTGAGATGGGAAGTCCACAGGGCGGAGTAATAAGCCCCTTGTTAGCCAACATCTATCTGAACAAATTTGACCAGAAAATGATGGCCAGAGGAATAAGGATAGTGAGATATGCAGACGACATACTAATCTTCGCAAAGAGCTACAAAAGCGCGGAAAAATACCTAAAAATAGCTATCCGGATACTGGAAAAAGAGCTGAAATTGAAGGTCAACAAAGAAAAGACGAGAATAACCACGATAGATGATGGAATCGAATTCCTTGGATTTACCATACAAAAAGGCAAAATACGAATCCAGGAAAAGAAAATAAAAAGGTTCAAAGCGAAAGTAAAAACACTCACCCGGAGAAACCAATGTACACCGATTGGAGAGATAATAAAACGGCTAAACCAATTGCTGAGAGGCTTCAGCAATTACTACAAAATAATCGATTGGGTGGGAGTATTCAAAGGCCTCATGGGTTGGATAAGAAGGAGATTGAGAGCCATAATCCTGCGACAATGGAAGACGACAAAGAAACTATGCAGGGTGATGAGACAAAAAGGATACAGAGGCGAAATATCTGGAATAAGGATGAACAAATGGAGAAGCTCTCAATCCCGGTTGGTCAGTAGGCTACTGCCGAACAAGTATTTCCAGAAGATAGGGCTGTATGATATGAAGCTTTCGCATGTACCACTGTCGGAGAATCCGATACTCAATCCATGA
- a CDS encoding type II toxin-antitoxin system RelE/ParE family toxin, translating to METIFLKKHLEKLYKEAKKNKKYPLPQYLIDKYIEVVDFIKAADTIAAIRSRRSYKFEKLAGYNSRYSIRLNKKYRLEIEIEWIDNKHTIGIFGIDEISKHYE from the coding sequence TTGGAAACAATTTTCCTGAAAAAACACCTTGAAAAACTCTATAAAGAAGCCAAGAAAAATAAAAAATACCCTCTACCTCAATATCTAATAGACAAATACATTGAGGTAGTTGACTTTATCAAAGCGGCAGACACGATAGCAGCTATACGCAGCAGAAGAAGCTATAAATTCGAGAAACTCGCTGGTTATAATAGCAGATATTCGATAAGGCTCAACAAAAAATATCGGCTAGAAATTGAGATTGAGTGGATAGACAATAAACATACAATCGGAATATTTGGAATCGACGAAATTTCAAAACACTATGAATAA
- a CDS encoding type II toxin-antitoxin system PemK/MazF family toxin: MENPVKISDELKSIIAEFWKQVMILFGVYNDKQNISLFKWLKAYIKYLIQESVFDPTKLPRFKKGHIMWVDFGYNIGSELGGFRPAIVLEKNNSKKEKNVIIAPVRSYNSSGTTKKIDGLVYVGTNPVLSAQSYVDLKHIKSISKMRIKRVRHNKIIIGRLSDEELDLIDIQLSKIFQRSTDAE, encoded by the coding sequence TTGGAGAATCCAGTTAAAATAAGCGATGAACTAAAATCCATAATTGCGGAATTCTGGAAGCAAGTAATGATATTATTCGGAGTTTATAATGATAAGCAGAATATCTCGCTTTTTAAGTGGTTGAAAGCATACATAAAATACCTAATCCAAGAATCAGTATTTGATCCAACTAAACTACCTCGATTTAAGAAAGGTCACATAATGTGGGTTGATTTTGGATACAATATTGGTTCAGAACTAGGAGGATTTAGACCTGCTATTGTGTTAGAAAAAAATAACTCAAAGAAAGAGAAAAACGTAATAATAGCACCTGTTAGGAGTTACAATTCTTCGGGAACCACGAAAAAAATAGACGGGTTGGTTTATGTGGGGACAAATCCTGTCCTTTCAGCTCAAAGTTATGTAGATTTGAAGCACATTAAATCCATAAGCAAGATGCGAATAAAACGAGTACGCCACAATAAAATCATTATTGGAAGATTATCTGATGAGGAACTAGACCTAATTGACATTCAGCTTAGCAAGATATTTCAAAGAAGCACAGATGCAGAATAG
- a CDS encoding nucleotidyl transferase AbiEii/AbiGii toxin family protein, producing the protein MLSRETLQKLSEDTGYRPEILEKVLILLSWLDEAVKTPELKGKFVLKGGTALNLFLFDIPRLSVDIDLNFIGDPDRKSLNAERPGFEHFIESTFKTLELKIRNSRKTDAATSYSLRYESAMGTGGNLKVEINYQFRIPIFDPVIMDSKNIGSYRAQKVPILHPNELLASKIVAMLARKAARDFYDLYSLKNHIREIDWEKVKIAFVVYIGLNRKNLMEISEKDLVPDKKEIKKQLLPVLNKSKLKIPFDELINEIVSASKEIVRTVFPLKDNEEKFLSLLNNEGKIVPELLTQDTKLIQRINLQPQLIWKAKNVLLHNRHNS; encoded by the coding sequence TTGCTTTCCAGAGAAACCCTGCAAAAACTGTCGGAAGATACAGGATATCGTCCTGAAATCCTTGAGAAGGTCTTAATACTTCTATCATGGCTTGATGAAGCTGTCAAAACGCCCGAGTTAAAAGGAAAATTCGTATTAAAGGGCGGAACAGCTCTAAACCTCTTTCTGTTCGATATCCCAAGATTGTCGGTAGACATTGATCTAAATTTCATAGGAGATCCCGATCGAAAATCACTTAATGCCGAACGGCCGGGTTTTGAACATTTCATTGAATCTACATTCAAAACCCTGGAACTCAAAATTCGAAACTCACGAAAAACAGACGCTGCAACTTCATATTCCTTAAGGTACGAAAGCGCTATGGGCACCGGGGGAAATCTTAAGGTCGAAATCAACTACCAATTCAGAATACCAATATTTGACCCGGTAATAATGGATTCGAAAAATATCGGCTCATACAGAGCACAAAAAGTCCCCATTCTCCACCCAAACGAACTTTTAGCTTCTAAAATTGTCGCTATGCTTGCAAGAAAAGCAGCTCGTGATTTTTATGACCTATACAGTCTCAAAAACCATATTCGTGAAATCGATTGGGAAAAAGTAAAAATCGCGTTTGTTGTTTACATAGGATTGAACAGAAAAAATTTAATGGAAATCTCCGAAAAAGATCTCGTACCTGACAAGAAAGAGATCAAAAAGCAACTGCTACCAGTACTGAACAAAAGCAAATTGAAAATACCTTTCGATGAACTAATCAACGAAATTGTAAGCGCATCAAAAGAAATCGTCAGGACCGTTTTTCCACTTAAAGATAACGAAGAAAAATTTCTATCGCTGCTCAACAACGAAGGCAAAATTGTACCTGAACTCTTAACTCAAGATACTAAACTTATACAAAGGATCAACCTACAACCCCAATTAATATGGAAAGCAAAAAACGTATTACTACACAATCGTCACAATTCCTGA
- a CDS encoding ImmA/IrrE family metallo-endopeptidase, with amino-acid sequence MRMSKTEAAANTLRSELGFQGGAVNEKELRKVLERKGYFLFYYPFGNDSFSGAALQDHNVKVIVINSSHTLGRQNFTLCHELAHFQLHNIKNHIDGITPINKEKEKEADYFASCFLMPHDEVIKFVEDNNSKKLDLITAMKVSAFFRVSFQAAVIRLAQILHIKKIPEDLLNASPVKAARLLDLSPELYESNNEIYWSSTSYILLAYEALQKGKISTGKFLKMMEEIGHDGYEVLDNLKGRD; translated from the coding sequence ATGAGGATGTCTAAAACAGAAGCAGCCGCAAATACTCTCCGTTCTGAACTTGGATTTCAAGGTGGAGCGGTTAATGAAAAAGAATTGAGAAAGGTTCTTGAAAGAAAGGGCTATTTCCTTTTTTATTATCCCTTTGGAAATGATTCATTTTCTGGGGCCGCCTTACAAGATCACAATGTGAAAGTCATTGTGATCAATTCGTCTCATACACTTGGTAGACAAAACTTCACACTTTGCCATGAACTTGCCCATTTTCAACTTCATAACATCAAAAATCATATCGATGGAATTACCCCAATCAACAAAGAAAAAGAGAAAGAGGCTGATTATTTTGCCTCATGCTTTCTTATGCCTCACGATGAAGTAATAAAATTTGTAGAAGATAATAATTCAAAAAAACTAGATCTTATAACAGCGATGAAAGTTTCTGCCTTTTTCAGGGTAAGTTTTCAAGCCGCTGTTATAAGATTAGCTCAGATCTTACATATTAAGAAGATTCCAGAAGATCTTCTTAATGCTTCCCCTGTAAAAGCAGCGCGACTTCTCGATCTCAGCCCGGAACTTTATGAAAGTAATAATGAAATATACTGGTCAAGCACTAGCTACATACTACTCGCATATGAAGCCTTACAGAAAGGAAAAATCAGTACCGGAAAATTCCTGAAAATGATGGAGGAAATAGGTCATGACGGTTATGAAGTTCTTGATAACCTTAAAGGAAGAGATTAA
- a CDS encoding helix-turn-helix domain-containing protein, whose product MMKLKEFRKRAGLSQQEAARLLNIDRTILSRLENGKRKIDPILLFKMAKLYHTSPENLMGIQPRKRELAFVFRDAEKLDENAKQVLDKISKVMQDIIFLKEILDEDV is encoded by the coding sequence ATGATGAAATTAAAAGAATTTCGTAAACGTGCTGGACTTTCCCAACAAGAAGCTGCAAGGTTATTAAATATTGATAGAACCATTCTTTCACGACTTGAGAATGGAAAACGAAAGATTGATCCAATATTACTGTTTAAAATGGCTAAACTATACCACACTTCACCCGAAAATCTTATGGGCATTCAGCCAAGAAAGAGAGAATTAGCATTTGTTTTTCGTGATGCAGAGAAACTGGATGAAAATGCTAAACAAGTATTAGACAAAATAAGCAAAGTAATGCAAGATATTATCTTTTTAAAGGAGATTCTCGATGAGGATGTCTAA
- a CDS encoding type IV toxin-antitoxin system AbiEi family antitoxin domain-containing protein, with product MKLDSFFASYPVFTTTELKEYLKSWKSKAEKNYYLLLNYHLKQGRIIKICRSLYASVPANANPENFSPNPFLVAGKRTSDSILAYHTAQEYYGSAYSIHNVRTFITNRNIKPFEFRDIYYKPVKPPTTLLKKKKVNYGVKEIDIQGLKVRITCRERTFVDMLDRPDLSGGIEEVWRSLEMTEFLDMRVLLEYLKLLENSTTAAKVGFFLETHRKTFNVESSLLHEIEKLKPKSIHYLDRSRREKTRVSKKWNLAIPESLLELEWEE from the coding sequence ATGAAACTTGATTCCTTTTTCGCTAGCTATCCAGTTTTTACCACAACAGAACTAAAAGAATATCTCAAAAGCTGGAAATCAAAGGCAGAAAAAAACTATTACCTTCTTCTAAACTATCACTTAAAGCAAGGAAGGATTATCAAAATATGTAGAAGTCTCTATGCCAGTGTCCCGGCTAATGCTAATCCAGAAAACTTCTCTCCCAACCCTTTTTTGGTAGCAGGCAAACGAACTTCAGACTCGATTCTGGCTTATCACACTGCCCAAGAATATTATGGGAGTGCTTATTCAATACATAACGTAAGAACCTTCATTACAAATAGAAACATCAAGCCTTTTGAGTTCAGGGATATATATTACAAACCGGTCAAACCACCAACCACCCTTTTGAAAAAAAAGAAAGTTAATTACGGTGTAAAGGAGATAGATATCCAGGGACTAAAGGTACGTATTACCTGTCGTGAAAGAACATTCGTTGACATGCTTGATAGACCGGACCTTAGTGGAGGCATCGAAGAAGTATGGCGTTCTCTGGAAATGACCGAATTTCTCGATATGAGAGTGCTACTTGAATACTTGAAGCTCTTAGAAAATTCCACAACAGCAGCAAAAGTGGGATTCTTTCTTGAAACCCATCGCAAAACATTCAACGTTGAAAGCTCTCTTCTCCATGAAATCGAAAAATTGAAACCAAAATCAATACATTACTTAGATCGTTCAAGAAGGGAAAAGACACGAGTTTCCAAAAAATGGAACCTGGCAATCCCGGAATCATTGTTAGAACTCGAATGGGAGGAATAA
- a CDS encoding putative toxin-antitoxin system toxin component, PIN family produces the protein MKVVIDTNVLVSALLKPYSKPATILNMIIAGQIVPCFDARIFNEYEHVLLRKKFGFDPSLVEIFLRYLKRHGIFVTPKPLDPVLPDPYDLPFYEVAASAGAVIITGNKKHFPVDDVEVFSPDEFLRRE, from the coding sequence TTGAAGGTCGTTATTGACACAAATGTACTCGTTTCTGCCTTACTTAAGCCTTACAGTAAGCCTGCCACGATCTTGAATATGATAATTGCCGGTCAAATTGTTCCTTGCTTTGATGCCAGGATATTTAACGAATATGAACATGTGCTTTTGAGAAAAAAGTTTGGTTTTGATCCATCGCTCGTAGAAATATTTCTTCGATATTTGAAACGGCATGGAATTTTCGTTACACCTAAACCCCTAGATCCAGTGCTTCCTGATCCTTACGATCTTCCTTTCTATGAAGTTGCGGCCTCCGCTGGTGCCGTAATCATTACCGGAAATAAAAAACATTTTCCTGTTGATGATGTTGAAGTTTTTTCGCCTGACGAATTTTTGCGCCGGGAGTAA
- a CDS encoding type II toxin-antitoxin system VapC family toxin: MFEKVTRIGIDTSPFIYFIEENEKYLEFLTSLFKKIDIGSIKAFSSVLTLAEVLVRPFVKGEQYLINEYISILTGCENLSLIPVEKEIAVLAAKIRAKNGLKLPDALHFATAKVYKCELFITNDKHFNGISDSEIQIVLLDDLLDKNA; the protein is encoded by the coding sequence GTGTTTGAAAAAGTAACAAGAATAGGTATTGATACTTCCCCTTTTATTTATTTCATAGAAGAGAATGAAAAATACCTCGAGTTTCTTACCTCCCTTTTCAAAAAGATTGACATAGGATCTATAAAGGCTTTTTCGTCAGTCTTAACTCTCGCTGAAGTGCTGGTGAGACCATTTGTTAAAGGAGAACAGTATCTTATCAATGAGTATATTAGTATTCTTACAGGCTGTGAAAACCTTTCTTTGATCCCTGTGGAAAAAGAAATAGCAGTTTTGGCCGCCAAAATTAGAGCTAAGAATGGTTTGAAACTTCCTGATGCTCTCCATTTTGCGACAGCCAAAGTATATAAGTGCGAGTTGTTTATCACAAATGACAAACATTTCAATGGGATCTCAGATTCAGAGATACAGATAGTTTTGCTTGATGATCTTCTTGATAAAAATGCTTGA
- a CDS encoding DUF3368 domain-containing protein, whose protein sequence is MTKRHSEVSLPFPLQEIESSNFELFKRSFYASSYRGLHDGEISCIYLAAIKYVNSTILTDDKLARKYCKDFGIEVHGSVYILALGVIKNLITESCAELYLAKMKQKGFWLNENITVSAVLKNIKLKK, encoded by the coding sequence ATGACGAAAAGGCATTCAGAGGTTTCCCTTCCTTTCCCTCTCCAAGAGATCGAAAGTAGTAATTTTGAGCTTTTCAAAAGATCTTTTTATGCCAGCTCATATAGAGGACTCCACGACGGAGAGATTTCCTGTATTTATCTGGCCGCAATAAAGTATGTAAATTCCACAATCCTCACCGACGATAAACTCGCCAGAAAATACTGTAAAGATTTTGGAATTGAGGTCCACGGAAGTGTATATATACTAGCTCTTGGAGTGATTAAAAATCTTATAACCGAAAGTTGTGCAGAATTGTACCTTGCTAAAATGAAACAAAAAGGGTTTTGGTTAAATGAAAATATCACAGTTTCTGCTGTGCTAAAGAATATAAAGCTCAAAAAATAA
- a CDS encoding HigA family addiction module antitoxin, with amino-acid sequence MGEIRPGKIIGPGKHIKDEIEYLGWTQQDLAEVMGVSLKTVNLLIQDKTPITFELAVKLSKAIGGTPNTWLNLYNMYRSRIENLESEENKAIEDRSILYQYLPIREMKKRGWIDNSRSFEKVKKSILEFFGVKNLEELKEKLQKKDLAPAFRRSEAHQNFNGFYAYTWFLMAKKLSKQKNPGYAYNKEKLEELACQIAEYSLYPEGIERFLEELENTGVRFMVLPHLQKTYIDGASYIDEYGPVIVYTKRYDRIDNFWFTVAHEIAHILYHHLDDEKPFIDNLADLSDNEAEVEANNIAGEWLKRDQILDYFKGSYGYISEVKVNHCSKKLRIHPALVVGILQHYGKLSRKNLNRFKKKVGELIPEKYYVEK; translated from the coding sequence ATGGGTGAAATTAGACCAGGAAAAATCATAGGTCCTGGAAAACACATTAAAGATGAAATTGAATACCTTGGCTGGACTCAGCAGGATCTCGCTGAGGTCATGGGCGTTTCTTTAAAAACCGTAAACCTATTGATACAAGATAAAACACCCATAACCTTTGAACTTGCCGTTAAATTAAGCAAAGCCATAGGTGGTACTCCGAATACCTGGTTGAATTTATACAACATGTATAGATCAAGGATCGAAAATCTGGAATCCGAAGAAAACAAAGCGATCGAAGACCGATCTATTCTTTACCAATACCTGCCAATAAGAGAAATGAAAAAAAGAGGTTGGATAGATAACTCCCGTTCCTTCGAAAAAGTAAAAAAATCAATCTTGGAATTTTTCGGAGTGAAGAACCTTGAAGAACTAAAAGAGAAACTCCAAAAGAAAGATCTTGCCCCCGCATTTAGAAGATCTGAAGCACATCAAAACTTCAACGGTTTTTACGCATATACCTGGTTCTTAATGGCAAAAAAGCTTTCAAAGCAAAAAAATCCTGGTTATGCCTATAATAAAGAAAAGCTAGAGGAGTTGGCGTGCCAGATCGCAGAATACTCACTTTATCCCGAAGGTATAGAACGATTTCTAGAAGAATTAGAAAACACCGGTGTTAGGTTCATGGTCCTTCCCCATTTACAAAAAACCTATATTGACGGTGCCTCTTATATAGATGAATATGGTCCGGTAATCGTTTACACAAAAAGATACGACAGGATTGACAACTTCTGGTTTACCGTAGCTCACGAAATCGCACATATCCTCTACCATCATCTGGACGATGAAAAACCATTCATCGATAACCTTGCAGATTTAAGCGACAACGAAGCTGAAGTAGAAGCGAATAACATTGCCGGTGAATGGTTAAAACGAGATCAAATTCTTGACTACTTCAAAGGCAGCTACGGGTACATATCAGAAGTAAAGGTAAACCACTGTTCAAAAAAATTAAGAATACATCCAGCACTCGTTGTTGGAATATTGCAGCATTACGGAAAACTATCCAGAAAGAACCTCAACAGATTCAAAAAGAAAGTTGGTGAACTAATACCAGAGAAATATTATGTAGAAAAATAG
- a CDS encoding ATP-binding protein, producing MRFYDRVKEREFFEKIKTTKKKQMIVIFGRRRIGKTTLLRKVLPDAAYFFVDTRSSETLLADFSRQVFNGLFENWENFFSYLFKNYETVIFDEFQNFLRVDRSVFSSLQKVWDELDSKTMLILCGSYVGMMKRIFFDSKEPLFGRSDYKLQLKPFDFISAAEMLLNFGYPIDEVITWYSILGGVPKYLWYLDKRRPFKELLYELFFAEFAPFREEGKNLLVGEFGSEHPGYFAVLEAIGDLDREAKEITDRTNMNRTKVMKYMNELVNYYDIIEKVDNRLSKAQRGARYRIKDNFLSFWFRYIYAQQAVVEFNPQAAFEYTLENQPASTGRAFEKIISSLIPLFYNEGIIPVMPHKVGKHWGKVPGAKDKSYEIDLVGEDKASILVFECKWTNKPVTRKTANDFLKKCDYIKDSRKRIPVMISKSGFVGNIDEKIVKIDLDTIERLVKKHIGVR from the coding sequence GTGAGATTTTACGACAGAGTCAAAGAAAGGGAGTTTTTTGAAAAAATAAAAACCACAAAGAAAAAGCAAATGATTGTAATTTTTGGGCGGAGAAGAATAGGGAAAACTACACTGTTGCGAAAGGTGCTTCCTGATGCTGCTTACTTTTTTGTCGATACGCGTTCTTCTGAAACCCTACTTGCAGATTTTTCAAGACAAGTTTTCAATGGTCTGTTTGAAAATTGGGAAAACTTTTTTAGTTACCTCTTCAAGAACTATGAAACCGTTATCTTTGATGAATTTCAAAATTTCTTACGAGTTGATCGTTCGGTTTTTTCAAGTCTTCAAAAAGTCTGGGACGAACTGGATTCGAAAACAATGTTAATACTATGCGGCTCATATGTAGGAATGATGAAGAGAATCTTTTTCGACAGCAAGGAACCCCTTTTTGGTAGAAGCGATTATAAACTTCAACTGAAACCATTCGATTTTATTAGTGCTGCTGAGATGCTCTTGAATTTTGGTTACCCAATTGATGAAGTAATTACCTGGTATTCAATATTGGGTGGTGTTCCTAAATATCTGTGGTATCTCGATAAAAGAAGGCCTTTCAAAGAACTTCTGTACGAACTTTTCTTTGCCGAATTCGCTCCTTTCAGGGAAGAGGGCAAAAACCTGCTTGTAGGGGAGTTTGGCTCTGAACATCCGGGATATTTCGCTGTACTTGAAGCAATAGGAGATCTCGACAGGGAAGCAAAGGAAATCACTGATAGAACCAACATGAATAGAACCAAAGTGATGAAGTACATGAACGAACTGGTGAATTATTATGACATTATCGAGAAAGTGGATAATCGGTTGTCGAAGGCTCAGCGTGGGGCAAGATACAGAATAAAAGATAATTTCCTGAGTTTCTGGTTTAGATATATATATGCTCAACAGGCTGTTGTTGAGTTCAATCCGCAGGCGGCTTTTGAATATACTCTGGAAAATCAGCCGGCATCTACTGGAAGGGCTTTTGAGAAGATTATCTCTTCACTTATTCCGTTGTTTTACAATGAAGGGATAATACCTGTTATGCCCCACAAAGTGGGAAAGCACTGGGGAAAAGTACCGGGAGCAAAGGATAAAAGTTATGAAATAGATCTGGTTGGAGAAGATAAAGCCTCAATATTAGTTTTCGAATGCAAATGGACAAATAAACCAGTTACAAGAAAAACTGCAAATGATTTTCTGAAAAAATGTGACTATATAAAGGATAGTCGAAAGAGGATTCCGGTCATGATAAGCAAATCGGGTTTTGTCGGAAACATAGATGAGAAGATAGTAAAAATAGATCTTGACACAATAGAGAGGTTAGTTAAAAAGCATATAGGGGTTCGGTAA
- a CDS encoding DUF3467 domain-containing protein gives MVEKEFDIQGEVLDRYSNFVHISSSFFDFTLRFGLVEDLKSEQNKLTVSNVTRIFLSPQHAKVLYKILKQQLDEYEKRFGEIKLPKEE, from the coding sequence ATGGTTGAAAAGGAATTTGATATTCAGGGTGAGGTATTGGATCGTTATTCTAACTTTGTACATATATCTTCTTCGTTTTTTGATTTCACATTGAGATTTGGATTGGTTGAGGATTTGAAATCGGAACAGAATAAACTGACGGTTAGCAATGTCACACGAATTTTTTTAAGTCCACAACATGCTAAGGTGCTTTATAAGATACTTAAACAGCAGCTTGATGAATACGAGAAAAGATTCGGTGAAATAAAATTGCCTAAGGAGGAATAA